The genome window TTTTGATGAATTTTGCTGTTAATGAATAACCTGCAAAGTATCATTAAggcattttaagttaaaaaatttaattcgattgaatttaattgtttttttatgcaaaCCACTGAAATTATAGGGACATTCTAACTAAGAGGTTTTTACCATAaagtgttttattgttaataGAACATGATATCAGCCTCATAAAGACACAATAACTAAATTATGTCAtgtatgatttatttaattaGTGTCATTCATGATCAACAGATGGACCATAGTAGTGATTGTAATTAATTGCTGTGGGTTTGAGGTTAGATAAATTACTTTTTTTGTCAGGATAAACCTTGAAGATATCCTGTGTTTGTACTTTCAGTCTGGGGGAACCACAGTTCCTTTGGAAGGAAACACAGTCAGATTTATTGATAACTTCAGCATCGGAACAAGAGGCTCAGCATCAGCAGAGTATCCTTGATATATTCAGtctgtgctctgtgaaaggggtttaatgcatgtttgtacagtgtcgtcccagaatagggacaacactttccgtctaaactggattttttgctaagaagagactttttttaatgaaaaataccataaaagaagacagtgtagtccctgataagcctgtgcagactgcataggctaatctgaaacTACACATTACTCACAtacatttaacccccttttcacagagcgaggctcatttgatTGATGGAAAAAGTAATTTGTGGGGCATTCTTTTGAGTTAGTGGCAGATTCTAACAGAAGAAGTTTTAAATTAGCCAATCATTACAAAGCGCGAGGCATAAACAGGagattatgttgtgttttttttgttaaattgttttatataCTTGAGTGACACTTTTTAATGCTCCTCATGGATTTGTAGTTGTGTGAAAACATGAGGTTAGGAATATTTGTCATTCCAACATTCTCATCACTGTCAGGAACATCTCCCAATATCTACAGTGACAGTTTTACTTTGCATGATTTCAAAGGAGTCATACTGTccttcagattatttttttaatgagagCAAAATTCTTGATCTTCACTATGTCATGCATTGTGTGTTGTTAGTTTACTTCAAGCAACTTTTCTAAAAGCTATTTGTGGATTTATTGACATTAGGATATTGAGTATGTTTTAAGGATATAAACACTATTAAGTCATTTATATATTTGGTCATACATTGtggtgaaaaattaagtttagatTCTTTTGGGAATGGACAGACAAATATTTACAGACAAATTCAAATCAATTTCAAAGTTTAAACAAGTGATCCTTCATCACAGAATCAGATATTTTCTGAAGCATGGCTACTTGGTGATATTCCTTCATAGGGCCAGATCATTGCAGCCGTACACCCGCCATCTGCCACACACTAAACTGCTTGATGTCCTTGAGATTGGCAATGATGGGAAGTTAAATGGTATCACTTTACTCTTATGCCCTGTCCTAGTATAGCCCTTAAGACAAATTAAAGACAAAACTTGTTTATTTGCAAATTAATTAGATGTTACAGCTGCAGATGTACATATTCCtaagtcgcgaaatcttccaaattgggaataattttcatcgacaaaagcattatttgggcagGGAGTTTTCCAGTCGTTTTggataaaattcatataaattatggttatatattttgtaggttgtttacaaaataaaattgagatatagagtctaataatcataagtcataagacacttctttctaaaaaactttcaatttttgtgatttgtttttaaattgggattttttttgagAATTGGGGAAAAATTATGCATTTTTGGCATTGGGAATGCTTCCGACTATCGAACTCGTAGGCAGAAAATGGCATGTCACATCTAGTAGTTTCTCATGCTGCAATTTACAAGACAATCAATGCAGTATCTTCACTCTGCATACTCCTGAAAAATTGAACTTATTTGGAACCTGTCAGGCAGTTAGACATTTTCTGagaacataattttgtttttcctATCTTTTTTTACagggatttttttgtaaatattctaaATTTTTTGCCATGTGTAGTACACTTAAACCAgtagatatttttgtttaacaatGTTTCTTGTAgctttttaacaatattatttattctttaatatgATTGTATACTTTTTCAGTCAAAGAAGAGCATACTGAAAAGTTAAGAACCGTTCTGAAAAAGTACAAACAAGTACAGGAAGAAGGGAGGCTACTCATGGTGGAGTTCACAACACTTGCGGATTATCTGCACTTGCTAAAGGCAGCTTCATGCATTATGAAAAGTCTTGGAAACAGGGCTATGTTGTATTTAGCAGCAGCTGTTTCAGATTTCTACATTCCAGCTGACAAAATGGTAAGTCAAACTTATGtacttattttaataacaaaatgcaGGTAATCATATGTATGCAACAGCTAATATTTCTAGCTGACATGTGACATAGCATGAGGGTGGGTCTGGGACCAGCTGGGTAAATGTCAAGGCCACTGTTGCTAAAAATATAGAAACAGTTTGAATTCAGTAACTTCAGTTATGATGGACACATAGTCATAATGCTCAAATTTGGAATAAGGACAGCTTACATGCACATCAAGTTTGGGATTTCATTAGACCATCTCAAGAAATGAATATATTGcccttatttttttctttattcaaTGTTCATTTTAACAATTGAAATTAGGGAATGAGTAGGGTTTTTCTGCACTTTTCCTGCATTAATACACTAATATAAGCAATACAAGTGTATTTTgctttttaaagggatcttttcacgctttggcaaattgacaaaattgaaaaaagttgtttcagattcgtaagttttcgttttagttatgatatttgtgaggaaacagtaatactgaacattaaccatgctctaatatagccattatatgcatcttttgacgattttaaaacctaaaaattataaagcgttgcaacgcgaaacgattgaataatttggagagttctgtttttgtcgttaaattttgtgaaactacgaagattgcttatataaggtataaaatacgtcatgaatgtgtacacggcggaatagctcagtaggctaaagcatttttacttcaggactctggcaggactccaggggtcactggttcgaaacctgctccgggcaatgttcttttcctttttttattttttttcttgattttttactggagcttttatgatccaatgtttacatttatcaatataaagcatttaatgaataagttttaaaaaaagccaaaatctgtgaaaaggcccctttaagtgcaCATTTTATGCGCATTAAATTCACTTTCAAGAAGAAAATAAGGGCCAGTTGAGTAAAGGTACTTGTGACTTAAATTAGAAAAGTGGTTTCTGCTCAATGACTTTAGTCTCAGTCTAGAGGGAGATATAATGGTGCATTTTTCTGTGTAAGTAGGTTATACCCAGATCTTGCTTGCAAGGTGAAATACCTTCATGaaaattaatttgtaaaacttaaaaattctgatttctttgcgcAATCatgtttcttgttatattttatgaagtTTCTTTTTTGGTTTACATATACTATTTAACAGGTATTCAAATTCAAATAGGTTTTTTGCGGTCATTATATAAGGTGATTGACAGAAAAACGTACATTACACTATCTAAGGGGAAGAATACTGGAGGGTCATGATGTTGTTAAATaatgggttttctttatgtacgaaatattgacaagtatatcaaaaatattaaatatttggatctggtgtatgtttaacaacaaagggttACGATGCTTGTGTCGGGTATacgatgctgttgacacaagccttgggctgtatttgcattatttattggtatcacaatgctgattagcgtgtgcatacttgaatagtgacttctccagtcctaggttgtaattcagccaatcagaaataaacacgcatagaacactgaccaatgggattcataacagagtttcatggggcaaatgttagaggggaaTAGTGCAGTTAGCGTTGAGACTTGGaggcgtacggatcgagaaagacacaatcatgtagcaatcacaacgtatttgtataactgaaaatattaagtatgttagacattaaattggactagaaactgatatatggtgttgttatatattttatcctatattatgcagagaaattaacataaatagagagggaccgacttgtcccatgcgcggcacgagaaaatggtagttaatgcaaaactcgtcatcttggcattatgcgcatgacgagatatcgaatgataggctacacactggtaatttaagagtattgaacattgttagtaactatgtgtcgtccatgaactatgaacgattacgcaACAATGTATAGAAAACATTTGGGCAGAAACCTGTTGATCAATACCATTTGATCATCCCTGACAGGATTGCTTTCAGTGGGATACATGTAGAACCCGAAATATTGCATTTCAACCAAAAACCTTGCAAGTTTAGTTTGGATTAAACAAGATTaatgtatgaaaatgtttatcGCATGTCACCAGTTGTCATTTTGTAAACTGTTACTTAGTTATAGACCATATAATGCAGATATCtgacaaaaagttgaaaaaatatggatattgtaatgtttattttgata of Dreissena polymorpha isolate Duluth1 chromosome 15, UMN_Dpol_1.0, whole genome shotgun sequence contains these proteins:
- the LOC127859981 gene encoding phosphopantothenate--cysteine ligase-like isoform X2 translates to MYLPAGTSSGGTTVPLEGNTVRFIDNFSIGTRGSASAEYFLKHGYLVIFLHRARSLQPYTRHLPHTKLLDVLEIGNDGKLNVKEEHTEKLRTVLKKYKQVQEEGRLLMVEFTTLADYLHLLKAASCIMKSLGNRAMLYLAAAVSDFYIPADKMPLHKIQSSDGPLKLSLELVPKMLEALVMNWVPEAFVVSFKLETDADLLKDKACQALKKYKHELVIGNVLMTRKNEVVMVTLKDTEWIRLETSEVESGMEIEEKIVDNLVNRYAQFCI